A single Leptospiraceae bacterium DNA region contains:
- a CDS encoding 50S ribosomal protein L25 has product MENKENMENTKKIRAERRTEFGKNASRRLRRAGKIPANILEKGKSTPVVIQKSEFMKLLSQGLLPSMKIQVEFENEVFEVLPKEIQREPVTGEIEHVDFYKMTPNHKFHLHIPVELVGVAKGVRAGGALEHFVQMLKIRTTPENLKEKIEVDITNLNVGEAIRLSDLNLPKEWDVLIQGNPIICKVAQSRATIKAAQEETKETKETKK; this is encoded by the coding sequence ATGGAAAATAAGGAAAATATGGAAAATACAAAAAAGATACGAGCAGAGAGAAGAACTGAATTTGGGAAGAACGCATCTCGGAGGCTTCGACGAGCAGGAAAAATCCCCGCCAACATCTTAGAAAAAGGAAAGTCAACTCCAGTGGTCATCCAAAAATCAGAATTCATGAAATTGCTAAGCCAAGGTTTGCTGCCATCAATGAAGATTCAAGTTGAATTCGAAAATGAAGTCTTTGAGGTTTTACCCAAAGAAATCCAACGTGAACCAGTTACAGGAGAAATCGAACACGTAGATTTCTATAAAATGACCCCTAATCACAAATTTCACCTTCACATCCCAGTAGAATTAGTCGGAGTTGCGAAGGGAGTTCGTGCTGGTGGTGCATTAGAACATTTTGTTCAAATGTTGAAAATCCGAACAACCCCAGAGAACTTAAAAGAAAAAATAGAAGTAGATATCACCAATTTAAACGTTGGAGAAGCAATCCGATTATCCGACCTAAATTTGCCAAAAGAATGGGATGTGCTCATCCAAGGGAATCCCATCATTTGTAAAGTGGCTCAGTCTCGTGCAACCATCAAAGCAGCTCAAGAAGAAACAAAAGAAACAAAAGAAACAAAAAAATAG
- a CDS encoding YajQ family cyclic di-GMP-binding protein — MAKEHSFDIVYKIDEQELSNAINQALKEATNRFDFKGSHVEIQREKDEIHLATEDEMKMKSLIDIFQSKLVKRGINLKAIQFGEIQKNISGRVKCTAKIQNGLTQEQIKKINKIIKETNIKVQTRIQGDSLRVISKSIDDLQAVIKHLREQELDFAISFDNYR; from the coding sequence ATGGCAAAGGAACATTCTTTTGATATTGTTTACAAAATTGATGAACAAGAACTATCTAATGCCATAAACCAAGCCTTAAAAGAAGCCACAAACAGATTCGACTTCAAAGGTAGCCACGTGGAAATCCAACGAGAAAAAGACGAAATCCACTTAGCCACCGAAGATGAAATGAAGATGAAATCACTAATTGACATTTTTCAAAGCAAACTTGTAAAACGTGGCATCAATCTAAAAGCAATCCAATTCGGTGAGATTCAGAAAAACATCTCTGGAAGAGTCAAATGCACTGCAAAGATTCAAAACGGACTTACTCAAGAACAAATCAAAAAAATCAATAAAATCATCAAAGAAACCAATATAAAGGTTCAAACCCGCATTCAAGGAGATAGTTTACGAGTGATAAGCAAAAGCATAGATGACCTCCAAGCAGTTATCAAGCATTTACGAGAACAAGAATTGGACTTTGCTATTTCTTTTGATAATTATCGTTAA